In Gammaproteobacteria bacterium, the DNA window CCGGCCCTGCTCTGGAGTGAGCGTCAGCCGTCCGGCGATATTGTCGAAGCCGGGCAGTCCGTGGGTTGAACTCACGTTTATCCCTTGCAGAACGGCAGTTACCCGGTAGGCTCCAGTGGCCGGTTCGCGGCGTAGCGTGATTTCCGGCAACTCGCCTTGCGGGTTGAGCGGCGTCAACCATTGACGGGCCGATTCGTTTAACCAGGGCATCACCCAGGTCAAGGCGTTCTCCGCTCGTAGGCGCTGAATGACCACTTGCCATCCAGTCCCGTTCTGCATGGCCTCGAACTCGGTGGGCGTGAACGCCTGACCGGCCTGATCCTCGAAATGGATTTTCCCCTGCAATCGCCAGTTTCTTTCAGCTGTCGCCTCCCTGGTGGGCGTCTGTTCGACAGTCAACTCCAGTTGCTTGCCCAGATTCGCCGGCAAGTCGGCGGTCACAGCTAGCCGACGTCCACGCGCTGTCTCCTGGAGACGCAGGTAGGGATGCAGCAGTTGCCAAGTGAAACCGTCGGATCGTTGTAGAGTTAATTGTTCACCGATAATCTCCAGCTGTGGCAGCTCAAACAGCCATCGAACGACGTCTGGCAGTGAGGAGCCATCCTGGTCTGAATGAGTGCGGGTATTGAATAGTCCGGGTGTTCCATCCGGTCTCTGTTCCAGCGTTAAAATACCGCCTTCCAGGCGGATGCGCCCAACGATGGGCTGCCATTCGCGCAAGGAGCGCCACAAGTTCAGGGTAATGGCTGCTTGTTTGAAATGTGCCAGGGTCGCATCCTGCCCAGGATCGTCCAGGCTGACTCCCCGTAACCCGAGCGCTAGGCGCCAGCCATCCAGGGTTGCGGTGACGGCCTCGATGCGCACCGGTATATGCAACGCATCGCCCAGCGCGCTGGCTAGGTCATCACGATAATCATTCAGACGCGGCAATACCCACCACTGACCGAATGCCGCCAGAAGTAATAGCGGCAACAACAGAGTGAGCAATAGCCGACGGGTCCAGCGCAAAGTCCAGCGTGTGCGACTGGTGGGTGTAAGAAGGGTATTTCGAAAAAGCTGTCTCATGCGCTCTTCGGAACAAATTCGGCAATCAAAGAGTTTTATGCAGAACCCTATCTCGAAATCTGCAAAAATCTGCAAAATTTTGCAAACAGTCTGGGCGGTTTGCAAATATAATGTATAATTATTGTCTAATATTTTTTAGACAAGTCTTTTATTCATGCCGCTATTGTTGCTTATCGCCGGTCGCCGGAACGGGAAGGCAGAAACAGTTCTGACCAGTGCCGAACCTGGCAGGTCCGACATAGCAAGTACGCCAGCGTGACCACATTGCCCAGCAGGAATAGAGCAATGATCCACACGACTGCCCGCCAGCGAACCGGCTCCACCAGCCACAACCAGACCGCAATGAAGAGCAGGCCAATACCCAGGTCAATCAGGGTGACGATGCCCCAGGGATCGGTGATCAGATGGCGCAATCCGGCCAGTGCATGGCTGTGGTTGCTGGCGACCAGAATCGCTGTCGCCAGCAGGCCCAGCAGGATTCCGCAAATAATGACGACAAAACGCAGCATGGAAATTTCCGAGGCGATGAAAGGAGCTTTTCAACAAGACCACAGCGGCGGCGGGAAGTGCGTTTATTGGCATCCTGTGAATGTTCGAGTGGTTGTTGAGTAGAGGTTGCCGATGCTCAAAACCGCGATTGATCTCATAGAACAGGGTTATATCCCCGACGGGTTGATCCGCATTGGGATTCGGCGCCTGTTGGGTGAACGGTTGCGCATGGGCAAGGCGATAGGCGATGGGCAAGCGCGGGAAACCGACGCGCTCCGGTTAGAGACTGAGTTGCACAAAAGTCCAATCGCCCGGCGTACGACCCCAGCCAATGAACAACATTACGAAGCGCCTGTCGGCTTTTTTCAGAAAATCCTGGGGCCGCGCTTGAAATACAGCGCCTGCTGGTGGCCTGATGAAGTGAAGGATCTGGAAACCGCCGGAGCCGCGATGCTGGCTTTGACTTGCGAACGCGCGGAGTTGGACTTTGATCAAGACATTCTGGAACTAGGCTGCGGTTGGGGATCGCTTACTCTGTGGTTGGCGGAGTTTTATCCCGATTCGCGCATCATGGCGGTGTCCAACTCGAACTCGCAGCGGGAATTTATCGAGGCGCGCTGCCGGGAACGCGGTTTCGACAACGTGCAGGTCATTACCGCCGACATGAACGATTTTTCCACCGACCGGCGTTTCGATCGGGTGCTGTCGGTCGAGATGTTCGAACACATGCGCAACTCTCAGGAATTGATGGCGCGCATCCACGCTTGGTTAAAACCGAGCGGGAAACTGTTCGTACATATTTGCACTCATCGCGCTGTAGCCTATCCCTGCAAGATCGAGGGCGAGAACAACTGGATGGGACGCTACTTCTTCACCGGAGGACTGATGCCGTCCCGTGACTTGTTGCCGCGTTTCCAAGGCGACCTCCACTTGGAGGAGGATTGGCATTTCAACGGTCGCCACTATCAACGCACATTGGAAGCCTGGCGGGTGAACCAGGATCGGCATCGGGAGGAGATTCTCGGTCTATTCCGGGAAACCTATGGCGTTGATGAAGCCGAGCGCTGGTTTCAGCGCTGGCGGGTGTTCTTCATGGCCTATGCGGAACTGTTTGGTTATCGCAAGGGCGAAGAATGGGGCGTGTCGCATTACCGGTTTGGCAAGATCAAGACCGCCTGAACGGCAACATGCGGTTCAGAAAACCATCCTTGTCGAACCAGTGGTGCTTGAGGCCAATGCCGACATGCCAGGCGATGAATACGATGGCGGCGTAGCCCAGGACAATGTGCGCCGCCATCATCGTGGTCGCCAGCCCACCCTGTTTGCCGATGGGATTGGGCAGGTCGTACAGACCCAACAGCTTGACCCCGAATCCCCCCGCCATCACGAACAGATAACCGCTGATGGGCAACAGAAACATGCACCAGTAGAGCCGGACTTCATTCCAGTGGGAGAACGCCTGTTCCGCCGGCGACAGGGTTGGCGCCCAGTCGGGCAGGGGAGTGGTTTTCCGCCAGATCAGCCGCGCCAGCGCTAAGACCAACAGCGCCAGACCGATAGACTTATGCCAGTTGTAGAAGTCGCCCTGGGTCAAGCTCAGCAACGTCTTGTCCCTTGCCAGGTGGGTCATGATCGCCGCGCTGACATATTGCCAGAGGAACAGGGCGACGACGGACCAATGCAGGAAACGGGTGACCGAGCCATAGTGCGTTGCGGAGTTCTTGAAGGGCATAGCGGAATCCTCGGCTTGTCTGTCCGTAAGCATTACCTCCCCCCTTTGAAAAAGGGGGGTCGGGGGGGATTTCACATGGTCGCTGGGGCTAGAATCCCCCCTAGCCCCCCTTTGCCAAAGGGGGGGACTGAACGGTTACGTCTGTCCAGGCGTAGCAATAAACGATGAGCCTGCTTTTTACAAATCAACTCTAACCGGAAAATCCGGCGCAAGCACTGATTTTTCCAGCGGTCCGCTCGGCGCGTAAAACTGCATAT includes these proteins:
- a CDS encoding cytochrome b — its product is MPFKNSATHYGSVTRFLHWSVVALFLWQYVSAAIMTHLARDKTLLSLTQGDFYNWHKSIGLALLVLALARLIWRKTTPLPDWAPTLSPAEQAFSHWNEVRLYWCMFLLPISGYLFVMAGGFGVKLLGLYDLPNPIGKQGGLATTMMAAHIVLGYAAIVFIAWHVGIGLKHHWFDKDGFLNRMLPFRRS
- a CDS encoding class I SAM-dependent methyltransferase, producing the protein MLKTAIDLIEQGYIPDGLIRIGIRRLLGERLRMGKAIGDGQARETDALRLETELHKSPIARRTTPANEQHYEAPVGFFQKILGPRLKYSACWWPDEVKDLETAGAAMLALTCERAELDFDQDILELGCGWGSLTLWLAEFYPDSRIMAVSNSNSQREFIEARCRERGFDNVQVITADMNDFSTDRRFDRVLSVEMFEHMRNSQELMARIHAWLKPSGKLFVHICTHRAVAYPCKIEGENNWMGRYFFTGGLMPSRDLLPRFQGDLHLEEDWHFNGRHYQRTLEAWRVNQDRHREEILGLFRETYGVDEAERWFQRWRVFFMAYAELFGYRKGEEWGVSHYRFGKIKTA
- a CDS encoding DUF1475 family protein, with the protein product MLRFVVIICGILLGLLATAILVASNHSHALAGLRHLITDPWGIVTLIDLGIGLLFIAVWLWLVEPVRWRAVVWIIALFLLGNVVTLAYLLCRTCQVRHWSELFLPSRSGDRR